The following proteins are co-located in the Carassius gibelio isolate Cgi1373 ecotype wild population from Czech Republic chromosome A21, carGib1.2-hapl.c, whole genome shotgun sequence genome:
- the LOC127941319 gene encoding odorant receptor 131-2-like: MAGSNGTAEDVPFIYQQIFKVEMDAGPSTKISVLMLMSLFFFFLNCVMFFALRSKRIFQETPRYILFGHMLMNDSVLLLLTTIMYTMGTYYLQVTRAICTLLVVISYCTFRNAPLTLAMMSLERYVAICFPLRHCSIATPKRTGIAIGIIWLLSSINIITDIIFVLIINPSLFVDVLFCTQEKLYLFKWQLDKTQGFDILYFVSVAVIIVFTYVSIMITARSVSSDKDSAKKALKTVLLHLIQLGLCLTSFLYATINKALYTVSDSSSLFINLRYLNFLILLMLPRCLSPLIYGMRDEAVWPLFKYYFCYRSGKVRPSANVH; the protein is encoded by the coding sequence ATGGCAGGCTCTAATGGCACAGCTGAGGATGTGCCTTTCATTTATCAGCAAATCTTTAAGGTAGAAATGGATGCTGGGCCCAGTACAAAAATTTCAGTACTTATGTTAATGTCTCTGTTCTTCTTTTTTCTAAACTGTGTGATGTTCTTTGCTCTAAGAAGCAAGCGCATATTCCAGGAGACACCGCGCTATATTCTTTTTGGCCACATGCTTATGAATGACTCTGTACTTTTGCTACTCACAACTATCATGTACACTATGGGTACATATTACCTTCAAGTAACCAGAGCCATCTGCACTCTGTTAGTGGTTATCTCCTACTGCACTTTCCGTAACGCTCCTCTGACACTAGCAATGATGTCTCTGGAGCGGTACGTGGCGATCTGCTTCCCTCTGAGACACTGCAGCATCGCCACACCAAAAAGGACTGGAATTGCCATAGGGATCATCTGGCTCCTTAGTTCTATAAATATTATAACAGACATCATTTTTGTGTTAATTATCAACCCCAGTTTGTTTGTAGATGTTTTATTTTGCACACaagaaaaattgtatttattcaaatGGCAGCTGGATAAAACTCAAGGGTTTGATATTCTTTATTTTGTGTCTGTTGCAGTGATCATTGTTTTTACATATGTTAGCATTATGATCACTGCCAGGTCTGTTTCCTCTGATAAAGATTCTGCTAAGAAAGCCCTCAAAACGGTGCTCTTGCACTTGATTCAGCTGGGACTGTGTCTCACCTCTTTCCTTTATGCTACAATAAACAAAGCACTATACACAGTGTCTGACAGCTCTTCTCTCTTCATAAATCTGAGATATCTGAATTTTCTAATTCTTCTTATGCTGCCACGCTGCTTGAGTCCTCTGATCTACGGTATGAGAGATGAAGCTGTGTGGcctttattcaaatattatttctgCTATCGTTCAGGCAAAGTGAGGCCCTCTGCTAATGTACATTAA
- the ppme1 gene encoding protein phosphatase methylesterase 1 isoform X2, protein MEKQLHLNLLACKPPMAGLQSGSKVRMGPGRKRDFSPLSWSQYFETMEDVEVENDNSKDTFRIYSSGSHGPVLMLLHGGGHSALSWAVFTSVICSRINCRVVAMDLRGHGDTKVKNPDDLSAETMAKDVGKVVEVLYGENPPPIMIIGHSMGGAIAVHTAASNHVPSLLGLCVIDVVEGTAMDALTSMQNFLRGRPKTFKSVENAIEWSVKSGQIRNVESARVSMVGQVKKCEEPLSSPGVSKNISEGIIEEEEEEEEEEEEGGESNHKRKKEDDQEIKKECLYTWRIELSKTEKYWEGWFKGLSSLFLTCSVPKLLLLAGVDRLDKDLTIGQMQGRFQMQVLPQCGHAVHEDAPEKVADALATFMVRHRFTEFKEGFPNDV, encoded by the exons ATGGAGAAACAGTTGCATTTGAATTTGCTAGCCTGCAAACCCCCGATGGCAGGTTTGCAGTCTGGATCTAAAGTAAGAATGGG ACCAGGAAGAAAACGAGATTTTTCTCCTCTGTCCTGGAGTCAGTACTTTGAAACCATGGAGGACGTGGAGGTGGAAAATGACAACAGCAAAGACA CATTCAGAATTTACAGCAGTGGCTCTCATGGGCCCGTCCTGATGCTCCTTCATGGAGGGGGTCACTCTGCACTGTCCTGGGCAGTCTTCACT TCTGTTATATGCAGCCGGATTAACTGCAGGGTTGTAGCAATGGACCTCAGAGGACATG GTGATACTAAAGTAAAGAACCCTGACGATCTGTCTGCTGAAACAATGGCCAA GGATGTTGGAAAAGTGGTGGAGGTACTTTACGGTGAAAACCCACCTCCCATCATGATTATTGGTCACAGCATGGGTGGAGCAATAGCGGTTCACACGGCTGCATCCAATCACGTGCCATCACTGCTTGGCCTTTGTGTTATTGATGTAGTGGAAG GTACAGCAATGGATGCCTTAACCAGCATGCAAAACTTTCTGAGGGGTCgaccaaaaacatttaaatctgtGGAGAATGCAATCGAATGGAG tgtgaAAAGTGGTCAGATCAGAAATGTAGAGTCTGCACGCGTGTCAATGGTTGGACAGGTGAAAAA ATGTGAGGAGCCACTGAGTAGTCCAGGGGTTTCCAAGAATATTAGTGAAGGCAttattgaagaagaagaagaagaagaagaagaggaggaggaaggagGCGAATCCAACCACAAAAGGAAGAAAGAGGATGACCAAGAG ATAAAGAAAGAATGTCTGTACACTTGGCGTATTGAGCTCTCAAAGACAGAGAAGTACTGGGAGGGCTGGTTCAAAGGgctctcctctctctttctcacctgCTCTGTGCCAAAACTCCTCCTGCTGGCTG GTGTTGACAGGCTTGATAAAGATCTTACCATTGGGCAAATGCAAG GGAGGTTCCAGATGCAGGTTCTGCCACAGTGTGGCCATGCTGTTCATGAAGATGCCCCGGAAAAA GTAGCTGATGCTCTAGCCACCTTCATGGTCCGTCACAGGTTCACTGAATTCAAAGAGGGTTTCCCCA ACGACGTGTAG
- the ppme1 gene encoding protein phosphatase methylesterase 1 isoform X1: MEKQLHLNLLACKPPMAGLQSGSKVRMGPGRKRDFSPLSWSQYFETMEDVEVENDNSKDTFRIYSSGSHGPVLMLLHGGGHSALSWAVFTSVICSRINCRVVAMDLRGHGDTKVKNPDDLSAETMAKDVGKVVEVLYGENPPPIMIIGHSMGGAIAVHTAASNHVPSLLGLCVIDVVEGTAMDALTSMQNFLRGRPKTFKSVENAIEWSVKSGQIRNVESARVSMVGQVKKFVGMFRCEEPLSSPGVSKNISEGIIEEEEEEEEEEEEGGESNHKRKKEDDQEIKKECLYTWRIELSKTEKYWEGWFKGLSSLFLTCSVPKLLLLAGVDRLDKDLTIGQMQGRFQMQVLPQCGHAVHEDAPEKVADALATFMVRHRFTEFKEGFPNDV, encoded by the exons ATGGAGAAACAGTTGCATTTGAATTTGCTAGCCTGCAAACCCCCGATGGCAGGTTTGCAGTCTGGATCTAAAGTAAGAATGGG ACCAGGAAGAAAACGAGATTTTTCTCCTCTGTCCTGGAGTCAGTACTTTGAAACCATGGAGGACGTGGAGGTGGAAAATGACAACAGCAAAGACA CATTCAGAATTTACAGCAGTGGCTCTCATGGGCCCGTCCTGATGCTCCTTCATGGAGGGGGTCACTCTGCACTGTCCTGGGCAGTCTTCACT TCTGTTATATGCAGCCGGATTAACTGCAGGGTTGTAGCAATGGACCTCAGAGGACATG GTGATACTAAAGTAAAGAACCCTGACGATCTGTCTGCTGAAACAATGGCCAA GGATGTTGGAAAAGTGGTGGAGGTACTTTACGGTGAAAACCCACCTCCCATCATGATTATTGGTCACAGCATGGGTGGAGCAATAGCGGTTCACACGGCTGCATCCAATCACGTGCCATCACTGCTTGGCCTTTGTGTTATTGATGTAGTGGAAG GTACAGCAATGGATGCCTTAACCAGCATGCAAAACTTTCTGAGGGGTCgaccaaaaacatttaaatctgtGGAGAATGCAATCGAATGGAG tgtgaAAAGTGGTCAGATCAGAAATGTAGAGTCTGCACGCGTGTCAATGGTTGGACAGGTGAAAAA ATTTGTTGGGATGTTTAGATGTGAGGAGCCACTGAGTAGTCCAGGGGTTTCCAAGAATATTAGTGAAGGCAttattgaagaagaagaagaagaagaagaagaggaggaggaaggagGCGAATCCAACCACAAAAGGAAGAAAGAGGATGACCAAGAG ATAAAGAAAGAATGTCTGTACACTTGGCGTATTGAGCTCTCAAAGACAGAGAAGTACTGGGAGGGCTGGTTCAAAGGgctctcctctctctttctcacctgCTCTGTGCCAAAACTCCTCCTGCTGGCTG GTGTTGACAGGCTTGATAAAGATCTTACCATTGGGCAAATGCAAG GGAGGTTCCAGATGCAGGTTCTGCCACAGTGTGGCCATGCTGTTCATGAAGATGCCCCGGAAAAA GTAGCTGATGCTCTAGCCACCTTCATGGTCCGTCACAGGTTCACTGAATTCAAAGAGGGTTTCCCCA ACGACGTGTAG
- the ppme1 gene encoding protein phosphatase methylesterase 1 isoform X3: MEKQLHLNLLACKPPMAGLQSGSKVRMGPGRKRDFSPLSWSQYFETMEDVEVENDNSKDTFRIYSSGSHGPVLMLLHGGGHSALSWAVFTSVICSRINCRVVAMDLRGHGDTKVKNPDDLSAETMAKDVGKVVEVLYGENPPPIMIIGHSMGGAIAVHTAASNHVPSLLGLCVIDVVEGTAMDALTSMQNFLRGRPKTFKSVENAIEWSVKSGQIRNVESARVSMVGQVKKFVGMFRCEEPLSSPGVSKNISEGIIEEEEEEEEEEEEGGESNHKRKKEDDQEIKKECLYTWRIELSKTEKYWEGWFKGLSSLFLTCSVPKLLLLAGVDRLDKDLTIGQMQGS; this comes from the exons ATGGAGAAACAGTTGCATTTGAATTTGCTAGCCTGCAAACCCCCGATGGCAGGTTTGCAGTCTGGATCTAAAGTAAGAATGGG ACCAGGAAGAAAACGAGATTTTTCTCCTCTGTCCTGGAGTCAGTACTTTGAAACCATGGAGGACGTGGAGGTGGAAAATGACAACAGCAAAGACA CATTCAGAATTTACAGCAGTGGCTCTCATGGGCCCGTCCTGATGCTCCTTCATGGAGGGGGTCACTCTGCACTGTCCTGGGCAGTCTTCACT TCTGTTATATGCAGCCGGATTAACTGCAGGGTTGTAGCAATGGACCTCAGAGGACATG GTGATACTAAAGTAAAGAACCCTGACGATCTGTCTGCTGAAACAATGGCCAA GGATGTTGGAAAAGTGGTGGAGGTACTTTACGGTGAAAACCCACCTCCCATCATGATTATTGGTCACAGCATGGGTGGAGCAATAGCGGTTCACACGGCTGCATCCAATCACGTGCCATCACTGCTTGGCCTTTGTGTTATTGATGTAGTGGAAG GTACAGCAATGGATGCCTTAACCAGCATGCAAAACTTTCTGAGGGGTCgaccaaaaacatttaaatctgtGGAGAATGCAATCGAATGGAG tgtgaAAAGTGGTCAGATCAGAAATGTAGAGTCTGCACGCGTGTCAATGGTTGGACAGGTGAAAAA ATTTGTTGGGATGTTTAGATGTGAGGAGCCACTGAGTAGTCCAGGGGTTTCCAAGAATATTAGTGAAGGCAttattgaagaagaagaagaagaagaagaagaggaggaggaaggagGCGAATCCAACCACAAAAGGAAGAAAGAGGATGACCAAGAG ATAAAGAAAGAATGTCTGTACACTTGGCGTATTGAGCTCTCAAAGACAGAGAAGTACTGGGAGGGCTGGTTCAAAGGgctctcctctctctttctcacctgCTCTGTGCCAAAACTCCTCCTGCTGGCTG GTGTTGACAGGCTTGATAAAGATCTTACCATTGGGCAAATGCAAG GTAGCTGA